From the genome of Sulfurovum sp. NBC37-1, one region includes:
- a CDS encoding peptidoglycan-binding domain-containing protein, producing MFTMKKLSVLTIGAFVTVNVAYADFGDAVVGGLVGGAVGSVITNEVYNSNRHTSHPSSTQHHYRSTKHKKHKKHAAVPKDTPEMKIQRALTSLGFYHGRIDGEINSYETRSAIKAMNMAYEISNNASLKPETRDALIYLGTLFEFDKNLIARGTDKRTKGRKLQTALKIHGFYFSRIDGAVGPGTRKAISEYKAANGLSYGPSLDYEEEYQLISTAKQMNDKNIEDTIATLKGTQNRQVQPTTHILQAKPIEKGTNEDIDNTMILQ from the coding sequence ATGTTCACTATGAAAAAATTATCTGTTTTGACCATAGGTGCTTTCGTAACTGTAAATGTTGCTTATGCAGATTTTGGAGATGCGGTTGTCGGAGGATTGGTAGGTGGGGCGGTCGGTTCCGTGATTACCAATGAAGTATATAACAGCAACCGGCATACCAGCCATCCGTCATCGACACAGCACCATTACAGGTCAACGAAACATAAAAAACACAAAAAACATGCTGCAGTCCCAAAAGATACTCCGGAAATGAAGATTCAGAGGGCGCTTACAAGTCTTGGGTTCTATCATGGCAGGATTGATGGTGAGATTAACTCATATGAAACACGTTCCGCGATCAAAGCGATGAATATGGCATATGAAATCAGCAATAATGCTTCTTTGAAACCTGAAACACGAGATGCACTGATCTATCTGGGTACCCTTTTTGAGTTTGACAAAAATCTTATCGCCAGAGGGACGGATAAGCGTACAAAAGGCAGAAAGCTCCAGACGGCGTTGAAAATACACGGTTTTTACTTTTCCAGGATAGATGGTGCCGTAGGCCCGGGGACACGTAAGGCAATTTCTGAGTATAAAGCTGCAAACGGCTTGTCATACGGTCCGTCGCTTGATTATGAAGAGGAGTATCAGCTGATCAGTACAGCCAAACAGATGAATGACAAGAATATCGAAGATACGATCGCGACTCTTAAAGGTACGCAAAACAGACAGGTCCAGCCTACTACGCATATATTGCAAGCCAAGCCGATAGAGAAGGGCACAAATGAGGATATCGATAATACAATGATATTGCAGTAA
- a CDS encoding tetrahydrodipicolinate N-succinyltransferase N-terminal domain-containing protein — translation MAIETVASTDAFKVLVAEVTAQEGYREPMAFGIARVDRGQKNAEKVLQANFPLINWKENFGSAAVFIKALQEAKCDVDFSGSEFVATINDNFVANAMAAFAPYLAEATGDSHKNVQVIKTLAKMEDIGKNFRIVFLFEDANPESVEAVYLKLYALSLRKAELRKVNLNGAFGILSNVAWVGNTPYELDYLRENEIEMKLNGTYPTVDSVDKFPRFLQHVIPDDNTRILEASKVRMGAQLAAGTTVMPGASYINFNAGTLGPVMVEGRISSSAIVGAGSDVGGGASILGVLSGTDGNPISIGENTLLGANSVTGLPLGDGCIVDAGITILAGTKIKIAPEELEKIKAANPDAKLDNKTTFKGEELQGLNGIHYRQNSLTGEIIARRSTREVKLNEDLH, via the coding sequence ATGGCAATTGAAACAGTAGCATCGACAGATGCATTTAAGGTACTGGTAGCGGAAGTGACAGCACAGGAAGGCTACAGAGAGCCTATGGCGTTTGGTATCGCAAGAGTGGACAGAGGACAGAAGAATGCGGAAAAAGTACTTCAGGCAAATTTCCCGCTGATCAACTGGAAAGAGAATTTTGGCTCGGCTGCCGTTTTCATTAAAGCGCTTCAGGAAGCGAAATGTGATGTTGATTTCAGCGGCAGTGAGTTCGTTGCGACTATCAATGACAATTTTGTCGCCAATGCTATGGCGGCATTTGCTCCGTACCTGGCAGAAGCGACAGGCGATTCACACAAAAATGTTCAGGTCATTAAAACATTGGCCAAAATGGAAGATATTGGTAAAAATTTCCGTATTGTATTTCTCTTTGAAGATGCTAATCCTGAGTCTGTTGAAGCAGTTTATCTGAAGCTTTATGCCCTTTCTTTGAGAAAAGCGGAGCTTAGAAAAGTCAACCTGAACGGAGCCTTCGGTATTCTTTCCAACGTGGCATGGGTAGGCAACACTCCGTATGAACTGGATTACCTCAGAGAGAACGAGATAGAGATGAAGCTCAACGGTACTTATCCGACAGTGGACTCTGTGGACAAATTCCCTAGATTCCTCCAGCATGTGATCCCGGATGACAATACGCGTATCCTTGAAGCTTCCAAGGTCAGAATGGGTGCGCAGCTGGCAGCAGGTACAACAGTAATGCCGGGTGCCTCATACATCAACTTCAATGCGGGTACACTCGGACCGGTCATGGTCGAGGGACGTATCTCCTCCTCTGCAATCGTTGGCGCCGGTTCGGATGTCGGCGGGGGTGCGAGTATCCTCGGTGTACTTTCCGGAACGGACGGCAACCCTATCAGCATTGGAGAAAACACATTGCTTGGTGCGAACTCGGTGACTGGCCTTCCTTTGGGAGACGGCTGTATCGTAGATGCGGGTATCACTATTTTGGCAGGTACGAAGATCAAGATCGCTCCGGAAGAACTCGAAAAGATCAAAGCTGCCAATCCGGATGCGAAGCTTGACAATAAGACGACCTTCAAAGGTGAAGAACTTCAGGGGCTCAACGGTATCCATTACAGACAGAATTCTCTTACGGGTGAGATCATTGCCAGAAGAAGTACGAGAGAAGTGAAGCTGAACGAAGATCTGCATTA
- the ppk2 gene encoding polyphosphate kinase 2 yields MEKNNQNQIEVNGEMVSLDDLIKEYSKARTQKSTENKAISKRKHEQALKPYQAELIKLQKHLEETNQKMIILFEGRDAAGKGGTIRRVTRYMNEKHYRVVALGKPTEEQKTQWFYQKYIAHFPRGGEIILFDRSWYNRAMVESVFGFCTQKEYDDFMKGVKGFEKDLTRQGTILIKLYFSVTKDEQARRFERRKTDPLRQWKLSEIDVQAQDRWDDFTDTKYEMLKRTHSHNAPWTVVRSNDKHKARLEVLKVILNSINYANRDEAIDYTLDPEVVISGAREIEIMDAQRTSSGKFIG; encoded by the coding sequence ATGGAAAAAAATAATCAGAACCAGATCGAAGTCAACGGGGAGATGGTCTCTCTTGACGACCTGATCAAAGAATACAGCAAAGCAAGGACACAAAAAAGTACAGAAAACAAAGCCATAAGCAAAAGAAAACATGAACAGGCCCTCAAACCCTACCAGGCAGAGCTTATCAAGCTTCAGAAACATCTTGAAGAGACGAACCAGAAGATGATCATTCTTTTCGAGGGACGCGATGCTGCCGGAAAAGGCGGGACCATACGAAGGGTGACACGCTACATGAATGAAAAGCACTACCGCGTGGTCGCTCTGGGAAAACCGACCGAAGAACAGAAGACGCAGTGGTTCTACCAAAAATATATCGCGCACTTTCCAAGGGGAGGCGAGATCATCCTGTTTGACCGAAGCTGGTACAACCGTGCCATGGTGGAATCTGTATTCGGATTCTGTACCCAAAAAGAGTATGACGATTTCATGAAGGGTGTCAAAGGTTTTGAAAAAGACTTGACCCGGCAGGGAACCATCCTGATCAAACTCTATTTCTCCGTCACAAAAGATGAGCAGGCAAGAAGGTTCGAGCGAAGAAAGACCGACCCACTCAGACAGTGGAAGCTCAGCGAGATCGATGTGCAGGCCCAGGACAGATGGGATGACTTTACCGATACAAAATATGAAATGCTCAAGCGAACCCATTCACATAACGCACCCTGGACCGTTGTCCGTTCCAATGACAAGCACAAAGCAAGACTTGAAGTACTCAAGGTGATCCTGAACAGTATCAACTATGCAAACAGGGACGAAGCGATCGATTATACGCTTGATCCCGAAGTGGTCATCTCCGGTGCGAGGGAGATAGAGATCATGGATGCACAGCGTACAAGCAGCGGAAAATTCATAGGGTAA
- a CDS encoding DUF1566 domain-containing protein, with protein sequence MKSLFVWVLTASVLFGASSKLDDKTGLVWQDDQAVAEVTKSYSDAKKYCEQLKVDGFEDWRLPTLAELYTIVDMRRERPALKYGFDMRVEEWFWTATLFAGDQKREAWRLSFRYGETEPSRQDRTLYVRCVRGSR encoded by the coding sequence ATGAAATCGCTATTTGTATGGGTGCTTACAGCTTCGGTCCTGTTCGGGGCCTCTTCCAAGCTGGATGACAAAACAGGGCTTGTATGGCAGGATGATCAGGCTGTCGCCGAAGTGACGAAGAGCTACAGCGATGCAAAGAAATATTGTGAGCAGCTCAAAGTGGATGGTTTTGAGGATTGGCGTCTCCCGACTTTGGCCGAACTCTATACCATCGTCGATATGAGACGGGAACGGCCAGCACTTAAATATGGCTTTGATATGCGTGTCGAAGAGTGGTTCTGGACAGCGACTCTTTTTGCAGGAGATCAGAAAAGAGAGGCATGGAGACTCTCTTTTAGGTATGGTGAAACAGAGCCCTCTAGACAGGACCGGACACTCTATGTACGATGTGTCAGAGGTTCCCGGTAG
- a CDS encoding TonB-dependent receptor plug domain-containing protein, which yields MKFKQLSLITATLLLSNTAFAEEATLAPIDVISTNKTEQSINDTTSDITVITSEEIEEKGYQTVAQAISSVAGIQVDNLGGLGQPTSFFVRGQDSGKVLVLLDGMRLNDPSTTNGTALLDSLTTNNIQQIEIVKGGVSSIWGSNASAGVINIITKEPKEGIHGMLGLSYGSYNTRGADADLSYKSDKLTAQMLAGYLKTDGFSALAPRDAEADGYENKNANLKFGYAFNQNNKVNFSYNRIRTKTDYDDMYSIEQANDDYSHATADQTNYAVDYRFKRNNYSATLTASKGEFERDYYTSGSFGYSHNTYRATLREYALINAYNYTNGKAVLGLEYKDIEGYNHYISSFPSLPTESTYTDKGVFLSNLYNINENTLLETNLRYDSYDEFDNKTTYKIGLKHHHDFLKGFTTSANYYTSYDAPSAYQLATPTPGSLLKPSYTKGFDISAAYKKLISVSYFNNRVEDNIDYVYDPLTYIGGYQNVEGTSKFEGLEVQGAYTLPTFNLHLSGNYTHLFKFEKEDGTDLPRRAKDTLNATLEYFTENNMHFGINAQYIGDRLDTDGSYPIASDVETGNYTLWNLNFNMELMKDLELYLNARNIFDKEYQSVYGYATEGRSLYAKVKYSF from the coding sequence ATGAAGTTCAAACAACTCAGCCTCATCACGGCGACATTACTACTTTCAAACACTGCTTTTGCCGAAGAAGCGACCCTGGCACCCATTGATGTCATCTCGACCAACAAAACCGAACAGTCCATCAACGACACCACGTCGGATATCACGGTGATCACATCCGAAGAGATAGAGGAGAAAGGGTATCAGACCGTAGCACAGGCCATCAGTTCTGTTGCCGGTATACAAGTTGACAATCTGGGCGGCCTGGGTCAGCCCACTTCTTTCTTTGTCAGAGGTCAGGATTCAGGAAAAGTACTTGTACTGCTTGACGGTATGCGTCTCAATGACCCGAGCACGACCAACGGTACAGCACTACTTGACAGCCTGACCACGAACAACATCCAACAGATCGAGATCGTCAAAGGCGGTGTCAGCAGCATCTGGGGCTCCAATGCATCGGCCGGTGTTATCAATATCATCACCAAAGAACCCAAAGAGGGTATTCACGGTATGCTCGGCCTGAGTTACGGCTCTTACAACACCAGGGGTGCAGATGCAGATCTTTCCTATAAAAGTGACAAGCTGACAGCACAAATGTTGGCCGGCTACCTCAAGACCGACGGTTTCTCTGCACTGGCGCCAAGAGATGCTGAAGCAGATGGGTATGAGAACAAAAATGCCAATTTGAAATTCGGCTATGCCTTCAACCAGAACAATAAAGTGAATTTCAGTTATAACCGTATCAGAACAAAAACAGACTATGATGACATGTATTCAATAGAACAGGCAAATGACGATTACTCCCATGCCACGGCTGACCAGACCAACTACGCCGTTGACTATCGTTTCAAAAGGAACAACTACTCTGCCACATTGACGGCAAGCAAAGGGGAGTTTGAAAGAGACTATTACACTTCAGGATCCTTTGGCTACAGTCACAATACCTACAGGGCGACACTCAGAGAATACGCGCTCATCAATGCCTATAACTATACGAACGGCAAAGCGGTCCTCGGACTCGAATACAAAGATATAGAAGGATACAACCATTACATTTCAAGTTTTCCTTCACTTCCGACAGAATCAACCTATACCGACAAAGGCGTCTTTCTTTCCAATCTCTACAATATCAATGAGAACACACTGCTTGAAACCAATCTACGCTACGACAGTTACGATGAATTCGACAATAAAACAACCTACAAGATAGGCCTGAAACATCATCATGATTTCCTCAAAGGCTTTACGACCTCGGCAAACTACTACACTTCCTACGATGCCCCCAGTGCCTACCAGCTTGCTACACCGACACCTGGTTCTCTTCTGAAACCAAGCTATACCAAAGGCTTTGACATCTCGGCAGCATACAAGAAACTGATCTCCGTGAGCTACTTCAACAACAGGGTCGAGGATAATATCGATTATGTCTACGATCCTCTGACATACATCGGCGGGTATCAGAATGTGGAAGGTACCTCGAAATTCGAAGGTCTGGAAGTTCAGGGTGCTTATACACTGCCAACATTCAACCTTCACCTTTCGGGGAACTACACCCACCTCTTCAAATTTGAAAAAGAGGATGGTACTGATCTGCCGAGACGTGCCAAAGATACGCTCAACGCAACGCTGGAGTACTTTACCGAGAACAATATGCATTTCGGTATCAATGCACAGTATATTGGCGACAGACTCGACACGGACGGCAGTTACCCCATTGCTTCCGATGTGGAAACCGGGAACTACACATTGTGGAATCTCAACTTCAACATGGAACTGATGAAAGACCTGGAGCTTTACCTGAATGCAAGAAACATCTTTGACAAAGAGTACCAGTCTGTTTACGGCTATGCTACAGAGGGCAGAAGCTTGTATGCCAAAGTGAAGTACAGCTTTTAA
- a CDS encoding L,D-transpeptidase family protein, producing MIRLLTVLMILFIFSPDIFAYKEIVVDLSEQRAYAIEDGVIMFDGPISTGMRGRETPEGEYLILQKKKHHKSNLWPKPNGGAKMNYMLRLTNSGIAMHLGYVPKRGPASHGCIRLKNGFAQRMYKWARVGTSVYVEGDIEDWYVMHRQQRKGHYNAYDDYFIVEGY from the coding sequence ATGATTAGATTACTGACAGTTTTAATGATCCTGTTCATATTCTCACCAGATATTTTTGCCTACAAGGAGATCGTGGTCGATCTTTCCGAACAGCGTGCCTATGCCATAGAAGACGGAGTGATTATGTTCGATGGTCCGATCTCTACCGGTATGCGCGGACGCGAAACGCCGGAGGGTGAATACCTGATATTGCAGAAGAAGAAACATCACAAATCGAATCTCTGGCCCAAACCCAATGGCGGTGCGAAAATGAACTATATGCTGCGTCTTACTAACAGCGGTATTGCAATGCATCTTGGGTATGTACCCAAAAGAGGGCCGGCTTCACATGGCTGTATCAGACTGAAAAACGGATTTGCACAGCGTATGTATAAATGGGCAAGGGTCGGTACTTCTGTTTATGTCGAAGGCGATATCGAGGACTGGTACGTCATGCATCGGCAACAACGTAAAGGTCATTATAATGCTTATGATGATTACTTTATCGTGGAAGGTTATTAG